A genomic stretch from Mycobacteriales bacterium includes:
- a CDS encoding phosphoribosylaminoimidazolesuccinocarboxamide synthase yields MPVLSSTKNLEIIEPPTATKEGVGIFEYTDNYTVFHYGRMPDLIPGKGEAICRMAVFNFTRLEAAGVPTHFRRFIAPNRIEFDLARVPDPDAGPLIPDAGNYLIPVQVLFRNELPQGSSAHRRLAAGALTPAEVGLRNIPAVGEKLNHPLIEYATTLEDVNRFIGGPEAQRLAGLSDEQFQAMRDTTIKVNEVLTRHARELGLSHSDGKVEYLVSNDARLVLADSPGTPDESRLMFNGVHCGKQVIRNWYVAQGLKVPVSRLIAEGVPRSQWPQPAPLPPEFLPVMSDLYRALSETWTGERLWNAPDLHAATQAVASLIQ; encoded by the coding sequence ATGCCCGTCCTCAGCTCGACCAAGAACCTGGAGATCATCGAACCTCCCACGGCAACGAAGGAAGGTGTCGGAATCTTCGAGTACACCGACAATTACACGGTGTTCCATTACGGCAGGATGCCGGACCTGATCCCCGGGAAAGGCGAGGCGATCTGCCGCATGGCCGTCTTCAACTTCACGAGGCTGGAGGCGGCAGGCGTGCCAACCCATTTCCGCCGATTCATCGCCCCCAATCGGATCGAGTTCGACCTCGCGCGCGTCCCGGACCCGGACGCCGGGCCACTCATCCCGGACGCCGGAAACTACCTCATTCCCGTGCAGGTCCTCTTCCGCAACGAGCTCCCCCAGGGAAGCTCCGCTCACCGCCGGCTCGCAGCCGGCGCGCTGACACCAGCCGAAGTCGGGCTCCGCAACATTCCCGCGGTCGGCGAGAAGCTGAATCATCCGCTCATCGAATACGCGACGACGCTGGAAGACGTCAACCGGTTCATCGGCGGGCCTGAGGCCCAGCGCCTCGCCGGCCTGAGCGACGAGCAGTTCCAGGCGATGCGCGACACCACCATCAAAGTCAACGAGGTGCTGACCAGGCACGCACGCGAACTCGGGCTGAGCCACTCCGACGGCAAGGTCGAGTACCTGGTGTCGAACGATGCGCGCCTTGTGCTTGCCGACAGCCCCGGCACACCCGACGAAAGCCGCCTGATGTTCAACGGAGTGCACTGCGGCAAGCAGGTCATCCGGAACTGGTACGTGGCACAAGGGCTCAAGGTGCCGGTCAGCAGGCTGATCGCCGAGGGCGTGCCCAGGAGCCAGTGGCCACAGCCGGCACCACTCCCGCCCGAGTTCCTGCCGGTGATGTCAGACCTGTACCGGGCCCTGAGCGAGACCTGGACGGGCGAGCGCCTCTGGAACGCGCCGGACCTGCACGCCGCCACGCAGGCCGTTGCCAGCCTCATTCAGTGA